The genomic interval AGTCTTACTGTTCGATAACAACATTTACATCGACATTGTAATATGGATGTCTCATTTACACCGTTCTCATCCCCGATTCTCTCTATTATTGCGACAATGAAAGCTACGCAATCCAACATTGACAGCTTCAGACAACAAAATCAATCAAACATAGGCACCCTAAAAAATCTTTCATATGTTACAAATATATGCATTGTTGGTGTTAAATTACAATCTAATGATCTCATGTTCTTCTTACACTTACAGTCTTCCAGTATAACCACAGTTTATTTCTAATTCATTTGGGGTTCCAGTATAATTTGGGGTTTGGTATCATTATTTGGTTGAAAATTTAGACATTGAAGGCTCATTTTCATCGACTCTAAAATGATAGTCTTGTTGTATAGTCTTAATTGACTTGGATTATTATTATCCTGTATTTCTATTTCTACTACTATAAAACGAGCATTGAGAGTACCACTAAATTACAAACTGACATATCTACCATTTTGTCATCAgtttttcacaaaaaaaaacatatggaCTGTAAAATAAAAGgtaaaataaatacaaaaataaaattaaaaattaattatgaaaataataataaataatcgGAGGTTATGATCACAATTAACTTCCAtacaaatattaattaatggGTAAATGCCGGTCAATCGACccaacaaaatttcaaaaacccAATCAGAACCAGCACTCCAGCAGCGCATGAAACGACGCCGTTGCAAATTTGAACTTGAactaaattctcaaattcatttgGAATTTTCAGTTCCCGCTTTAAAAGTGTTAAACCACCCGCCCTGCCATGCTGGCGATCCGCACCAAACAACTCCAACCAATCACAACGCTCTCTTCCCCTTCTATGTAAACCCACCACACCCCATCACTCttcctcacaaatctcacactCTCCAGTTTCACCAATTCTCAAACTCCAACCCCAAACTCTCCAGATCTCCACCACCATGGCCACCGCCACAACCGCTCAAGCCGGCCGAGGAAAAACCAAGACCACCAAATCCATCTCCAGGTCCACCAAGGCCGGCCTCCAGTTCCCCGTCGGCCGAGTCGCCCGCTTCCTCAAGAACGGCCGCTACGCCCAGCGCGTCGGCAGCGGTTCCCCTGTCTACCTCTCCGCCGTCCTTGAATACCTAGCCGCTGAGGTTATTCGCCGTTTTGGTCTACTTTGTAATTTGGGGCTTTTTCTTATTGCGTGATTTGTTAGCTGATTGTTTGATCTGTTGATTAGGTTCTGGAGTTGGCTGGAAATGCTGCCAGGGACAACAAGAAGAATCGGATCACTCCGAGGCACATCCAGCTTGCTGTGAGGAACGATGAGGAGTTCACTAAGCTTCTGGGGTCTGTGACGATTGCGAATGGAGGTGTTCTGCCCAACATTCATCAGAATCTGCTGCCGAAGAAGAACGCTAAAGGGAAGGGAGAAGTTGGATCTATGTCTCAGGAATTCTAGATCGGGCTAGGTTTGTTTGTAGGGGAAGAAGTAGTAGGGTTATGTTGTTAGATTAGGTCCCCCCCCTGGTTACAAGCTACAGAACAGTTAACTCGCTGTTATGTATTGGGTTTCTTTTGGTGGAATGAAAATATCAGTTTCCAAGTTATGGCTTTGCTTTTGATTTTGCCAATTTGTGGTTTGTGCATCTTTCAATCTTGAAAAGTT from Argentina anserina chromosome 2, drPotAnse1.1, whole genome shotgun sequence carries:
- the LOC126782080 gene encoding histone H2AX-like, with protein sequence MATATTAQAGRGKTKTTKSISRSTKAGLQFPVGRVARFLKNGRYAQRVGSGSPVYLSAVLEYLAAEVLELAGNAARDNKKNRITPRHIQLAVRNDEEFTKLLGSVTIANGGVLPNIHQNLLPKKNAKGKGEVGSMSQEF